One genomic segment of Caldimonas brevitalea includes these proteins:
- the nirK gene encoding copper-containing nitrite reductase — protein sequence MFARVLAPIPFAIAVFVGAAMAGPLTSVAQAAPATAQKEVVRQYTLSTGMADGKMVYLDAQGKASNPVLKANVGDTVVLTIGSGEGAQHDIVIPDLKVASKKFDSSTGSVTVRFKASKPGRFTYYCSIPGHQQIGMEGVLEVAATSASPAAAAPASKAAVAAAAGPALALAPAAADAVSITMDPNSVPPAIGKRAPTLVKYRIDTVELNGKLDDGTTFNYWTFGSKVPGPMLRVKQGDTVEMTLANHKSSKMVHSIDLHSVTGGHGGGADTQVAPGQEKTIRFKALNPGLYVYHCATPSVPHHISAGMYGLILVEPEEGLPPVDREYYVMQGDLYTGRAAGTKGHHEYSPERASDELPSFYTFNGAVGSLTKEFKMTAKVGETVRVYFGVGGPNKVSSFHVIGEIFDKVYSEGSVSSVKKDVQTTLVAPGGATIVDFKVNYPGSYILVDHALSRVGKGLAGILEVTGERDVAVYEPVSPTQTVAHQH from the coding sequence ATGTTTGCCCGCGTCCTTGCCCCGATTCCCTTCGCCATTGCCGTGTTCGTCGGCGCTGCGATGGCAGGACCTTTGACCTCTGTCGCCCAAGCGGCACCGGCCACGGCCCAGAAAGAAGTCGTACGGCAATACACCCTGTCCACCGGCATGGCCGATGGCAAGATGGTTTATCTCGATGCCCAAGGGAAGGCGTCGAATCCGGTCCTGAAGGCCAATGTCGGCGACACGGTGGTACTCACCATCGGCAGCGGCGAAGGCGCACAACACGATATCGTGATCCCCGACCTGAAGGTCGCCTCGAAGAAGTTCGACAGCAGCACCGGTTCGGTGACGGTGCGGTTCAAGGCCAGCAAGCCCGGCCGGTTCACCTACTACTGCTCGATCCCGGGCCATCAGCAGATCGGCATGGAAGGTGTCCTGGAAGTCGCAGCGACGTCGGCGAGTCCCGCTGCCGCGGCGCCGGCAAGCAAGGCCGCCGTCGCCGCAGCGGCCGGCCCTGCGCTGGCCCTGGCGCCCGCAGCCGCCGATGCGGTCAGCATCACGATGGACCCGAACAGCGTGCCGCCGGCCATCGGCAAGCGGGCGCCGACGTTGGTCAAGTACCGCATCGACACCGTCGAACTGAATGGCAAGCTCGATGACGGCACCACCTTCAACTACTGGACCTTCGGCAGCAAGGTGCCGGGCCCGATGCTGCGCGTGAAGCAAGGCGACACGGTCGAGATGACGCTCGCGAACCACAAGAGCAGCAAGATGGTCCACTCGATCGACCTGCACTCGGTGACCGGCGGTCATGGCGGTGGTGCGGACACGCAAGTGGCACCCGGGCAGGAGAAGACGATCCGCTTCAAGGCGCTGAACCCGGGGCTCTACGTCTACCACTGCGCCACCCCGTCGGTGCCTCACCACATCTCCGCCGGCATGTACGGTCTCATCCTGGTGGAGCCGGAAGAGGGCCTGCCGCCGGTGGACCGGGAGTACTACGTGATGCAGGGTGACCTCTACACCGGCCGCGCGGCCGGCACCAAGGGCCACCACGAGTACAGCCCGGAACGCGCGAGCGACGAACTGCCGAGCTTCTACACCTTCAACGGCGCCGTCGGCTCGCTGACCAAAGAGTTCAAGATGACGGCCAAGGTCGGCGAGACGGTGCGGGTCTACTTCGGCGTCGGGGGCCCGAACAAGGTGTCGTCCTTCCACGTGATCGGCGAGATCTTCGACAAGGTCTACAGCGAAGGCTCGGTGTCGAGCGTGAAGAAAGACGTGCAGACCACCCTCGTCGCGCCCGGCGGTGCCACCATCGTCGACTTCAAGGTGAACTACCCGGGCAGCTACATCCTGGTGGACCATGCCCTGTCGCGCGTCGGCAAGGGTCTGGCCGGCATCCTGGAAGTGACCGGCGAACGTGATGTGGCCGTCTACGAGCCGGTGAGCCCGACGCAGACGGTCGCCCACCAGCACTGA
- a CDS encoding DUF3079 domain-containing protein has product MAAKKFPIVPLHPERICWGCDRYCAADSMTCGNGSVRTPHPSELFGEDWMEWGLDARSAAAHEEEQSPLAPTP; this is encoded by the coding sequence ATGGCCGCCAAGAAGTTTCCCATCGTCCCGCTGCACCCCGAGCGCATTTGCTGGGGCTGCGACCGGTACTGCGCTGCCGACTCGATGACGTGCGGCAACGGCAGCGTTCGAACCCCTCACCCCTCGGAGCTGTTCGGGGAGGACTGGATGGAGTGGGGGCTGGACGCCCGTTCAGCCGCAGCGCACGAAGAAGAACAGAGCCCGCTCGCCCCCACACCTTGA
- a CDS encoding multicopper oxidase domain-containing protein: MRLSQHPRVCAAVLGCALLVACTTLDDPYDVRNMDLKSPPAVVTSTRYTGPYAAGSALSMDATVRPLSPEPVKEVRLDTTHKIIDLAPGVKFSAWTFGDTVPGPVVRARVGDRIKFTMTNRSDEPIPGVRVTAAPMMHSMDFHSAMVSPQDKYRSIAPGQTISFEFTANYPGVYMYHCGTPMVLEHIASGMYGMMIVEPRKGYPTKVDREYAVVQSEFYTKPDPDKRQVDGVPLYLLDGDRVRAKAPTYTVFNGKYNGFVDKPLPAQPGERVRLFVLNVGPSNTSSFHVVGTIFDRVWMEGNPDNQWRGAQTVLLGSSNGAIVEFLVPEKGSYVMVDHHFANASQGAIGLIAAGGGAGDHAPAGDPEHHNIPATAAPTDPVAQRGKLDFESKCLACHSIAGGDKLGPDLYGVSRRRDEAWLFRWMKDPERMAQTDELGRKLLEQWKVPMPNQNLSDQEVRQYIAYFKWADEHVKPQGKVQPQPASPGAALSPSETKSATPIPPGTKQPSSPATTKGHAH; this comes from the coding sequence ATGCGTTTGAGCCAGCACCCTCGGGTGTGCGCGGCCGTGCTCGGCTGTGCACTTCTAGTGGCCTGTACCACCTTGGACGACCCCTACGACGTTCGGAACATGGACTTGAAATCGCCGCCGGCCGTCGTCACCAGCACGCGCTACACGGGGCCGTACGCGGCGGGCAGTGCCTTGAGCATGGACGCGACGGTACGCCCACTGTCACCCGAGCCGGTCAAGGAGGTGCGACTCGACACGACGCACAAGATCATCGACCTCGCGCCAGGCGTCAAATTCAGCGCGTGGACCTTCGGCGACACGGTGCCGGGGCCGGTGGTGCGGGCGCGGGTGGGCGACCGGATCAAGTTCACGATGACCAACCGGTCGGATGAACCTATTCCCGGTGTCAGGGTGACGGCGGCGCCGATGATGCACTCGATGGACTTCCATTCGGCGATGGTGTCGCCGCAGGACAAATATCGGTCCATCGCCCCGGGGCAAACCATCTCGTTCGAGTTCACTGCGAACTACCCCGGCGTGTACATGTATCACTGCGGCACACCGATGGTGCTGGAACACATCGCGTCCGGGATGTACGGAATGATGATCGTGGAGCCGCGCAAGGGCTATCCGACCAAGGTCGACCGCGAATACGCCGTCGTGCAGAGCGAGTTCTACACCAAGCCGGACCCCGACAAGCGGCAGGTCGACGGTGTGCCGCTGTACCTTCTCGACGGCGACCGGGTGCGAGCCAAGGCACCCACCTACACCGTTTTCAACGGCAAGTACAACGGCTTTGTCGACAAGCCCTTGCCGGCGCAGCCGGGTGAGCGCGTGCGTCTCTTCGTCTTGAACGTCGGACCCTCGAACACCTCCAGTTTCCACGTGGTCGGCACCATCTTCGACCGCGTGTGGATGGAAGGCAACCCGGACAATCAGTGGCGCGGTGCGCAAACCGTGCTGCTCGGCTCGTCCAATGGCGCCATCGTCGAGTTCCTCGTGCCGGAGAAGGGCAGCTATGTGATGGTCGACCATCACTTCGCCAACGCCTCGCAAGGCGCCATCGGCCTCATCGCCGCAGGCGGCGGTGCGGGGGATCATGCGCCGGCAGGTGACCCGGAGCACCACAACATCCCGGCCACGGCCGCGCCCACCGATCCGGTCGCGCAGCGCGGCAAGCTCGACTTCGAGTCCAAGTGCCTGGCGTGCCATTCCATCGCGGGCGGCGACAAGCTCGGGCCCGACCTGTATGGCGTGTCTCGACGCCGCGACGAAGCCTGGTTGTTCCGTTGGATGAAGGACCCGGAGCGGATGGCGCAGACCGACGAGCTCGGCCGGAAGTTGCTGGAGCAGTGGAAGGTGCCGATGCCGAACCAGAATCTGTCGGACCAGGAGGTGCGCCAGTACATCGCCTACTTCAAGTGGGCCGACGAACACGTGAAGCCGCAGGGTAAGGTCCAGCCGCAACCGGCATCGCCGGGTGCAGCACTGTCCCCCTCGGAAACCAAGTCGGCCACCCCCATTCCGCCGGGCACCAAGCAGCCTTCGTCGCCAGCCACGACCAAGGGCCATGCCCATTGA
- a CDS encoding c-type cytochrome: MRLLAPLPAVLALASSCAFAQNDEATAKLAQQKNCLACHAADKKMVGPSYQDVAKKYAGQKDAVTALTTKVIKGGAGVWGPVPMPPQAVSEAEARQLVQWILKQK; encoded by the coding sequence ATGCGCTTGCTTGCACCTTTACCCGCGGTGCTGGCGCTTGCCAGCAGCTGCGCCTTTGCTCAGAACGACGAGGCCACCGCGAAGCTCGCCCAGCAGAAAAACTGCCTCGCCTGCCACGCGGCAGACAAGAAGATGGTGGGCCCCTCCTATCAGGACGTCGCGAAGAAGTACGCCGGCCAGAAGGACGCGGTGACGGCGCTCACGACCAAGGTGATCAAGGGCGGCGCGGGCGTCTGGGGGCCGGTACCGATGCCGCCGCAGGCCGTCAGCGAGGCCGAAGCGCGCCAGCTGGTGCAGTGGATTCTCAAGCAGAAATAG
- a CDS encoding c-type cytochrome translates to MNKRQSRLFAIACTGIAAVVFLGLTVDSHRQFPTLTNEAQLTPQVIAGKDVWHKYNCVNCHTLFGEGAYYAPDLTKIAKHRGEQYLQAYMRNPAQFYDEQRHRRLMPKQDLSDEEIKNLIDFLGWVSNVDNQGWPPRPILVTGATIPGTDMTASQQAQTSGEQTTTGQVPPGARPLTGNENPIALGERLFRSVTPACNACHSVAQGANMAGPSLAGLTAKASQLVGSPDYKGKAKDPEGYIRESIVDPSAHVVPGAMYSANNMSFMPNTYGQSLKPEQVDQLVAYLSSIK, encoded by the coding sequence ATGAACAAGCGACAGTCCCGCCTGTTTGCCATCGCCTGCACCGGCATCGCGGCCGTGGTCTTCCTCGGCCTGACGGTCGACAGCCACCGTCAGTTCCCGACGCTGACGAACGAAGCCCAACTGACCCCGCAGGTCATCGCGGGCAAGGACGTCTGGCACAAATACAACTGCGTCAACTGCCACACCTTGTTCGGCGAGGGCGCCTACTACGCGCCGGACCTGACCAAGATCGCGAAGCACAGGGGTGAGCAGTACCTGCAGGCCTACATGCGCAACCCGGCCCAGTTCTACGACGAGCAGCGGCATCGGCGCCTGATGCCCAAGCAGGACCTGAGCGACGAGGAGATCAAGAACCTGATCGACTTCCTCGGCTGGGTCAGCAACGTCGACAACCAGGGCTGGCCACCGCGCCCCATCCTGGTCACCGGCGCCACCATCCCGGGCACCGACATGACCGCATCGCAACAGGCGCAGACCTCCGGTGAGCAGACAACCACCGGCCAGGTGCCGCCCGGTGCTCGCCCGTTGACAGGCAACGAAAACCCGATCGCCCTCGGGGAACGCCTGTTCCGGTCCGTGACGCCGGCGTGCAACGCCTGCCATTCGGTGGCCCAGGGCGCCAACATGGCCGGGCCGTCTCTGGCCGGCCTGACCGCCAAGGCGTCGCAGCTGGTGGGCTCGCCCGACTACAAGGGCAAGGCGAAGGACCCCGAAGGCTACATTCGGGAGTCGATCGTCGACCCCAGCGCGCATGTCGTACCGGGCGCCATGTACTCGGCGAACAACATGTCGTTCATGCCGAACACCTACGGACAGAGCCTGAAGCCGGAGCAGGTCGACCAGCTGGTGGCCTATCTCTCGTCGATCAAGTAA
- a CDS encoding cbb3-type cytochrome c oxidase subunit I — MRYKSQSVAYWYFAVAMVLFGLQIVFGLLSATKYLGPDPLLYILPFDVTKVIHTNLLVVWVLTGFMGATYWMVPDESRTELHSVKLAYLQLALWVVMGVTAVIGYLFRYGTGNKLLEQPLPHKIVIVVVMLMFLYNVVMTIRKSGRFTTTEGVLLLGVAGAAVLYLPSLLEYDNYVVSIFYRWWTIHLWVEGVWEMIQGGFLAYLLIRLSGADREVMEKWLYVIVGLVFMAGILGTAHHYYWVGVPSYWLPIGGIFSALEPVALVGMAMYAYSAMRRSGLAHPNTLALHWTVGSAVYTLFGAGLLGLAHTWPSVNKWTHGTLITAMHGHAAFYGAYAMIVLAMITYALPAISPARREQGTSLGYWAFWLQLAGMFGMTLSFATAGIGQVYLERIMGLGYLDAQLKIQVHFLMLIGTGTLFAIGVALFIIDFFRYAPRLEVTQDATDPDLQAVPVKPARA; from the coding sequence ATGCGCTACAAATCCCAATCGGTCGCCTACTGGTACTTCGCGGTGGCGATGGTGCTGTTCGGGCTCCAGATCGTGTTCGGCCTGCTCTCGGCGACCAAGTACCTGGGCCCGGACCCGCTGCTGTACATCCTGCCGTTCGACGTCACCAAGGTCATCCACACCAACCTGCTGGTGGTCTGGGTGCTGACCGGATTCATGGGCGCCACCTACTGGATGGTCCCGGACGAGTCGCGCACCGAACTGCACAGCGTCAAGCTCGCCTACCTCCAGCTGGCCCTGTGGGTCGTGATGGGCGTCACCGCCGTGATCGGCTACCTGTTCCGCTACGGCACCGGCAACAAGCTGCTCGAGCAGCCGCTGCCGCACAAGATCGTCATCGTCGTGGTGATGCTGATGTTCCTCTACAACGTGGTCATGACGATCCGGAAGTCGGGTCGATTCACCACCACCGAAGGTGTGCTGCTGCTCGGCGTGGCCGGCGCGGCGGTGCTGTACCTCCCTTCCCTGCTCGAATACGACAACTACGTCGTGTCCATCTTCTACCGCTGGTGGACCATCCACCTGTGGGTGGAGGGCGTGTGGGAGATGATCCAGGGCGGCTTCCTGGCCTACCTGCTGATCCGCCTGTCCGGGGCCGACCGGGAGGTGATGGAGAAGTGGCTCTACGTCATCGTCGGCCTGGTCTTCATGGCCGGCATACTCGGCACCGCCCATCACTACTACTGGGTCGGTGTGCCGAGCTACTGGCTGCCCATCGGCGGGATCTTCAGCGCGCTCGAGCCGGTGGCCCTGGTCGGCATGGCGATGTACGCCTACTCCGCGATGCGCCGCTCCGGACTGGCCCATCCCAACACCCTGGCCCTGCACTGGACGGTGGGTAGCGCGGTCTACACGCTGTTCGGCGCCGGTTTGCTGGGCCTGGCCCACACCTGGCCCAGCGTGAACAAATGGACCCACGGCACGCTGATCACCGCGATGCACGGCCACGCCGCGTTCTACGGCGCCTACGCAATGATCGTGCTGGCGATGATCACCTACGCGCTGCCGGCCATCTCGCCGGCACGCCGCGAGCAAGGCACGTCGCTCGGCTATTGGGCGTTCTGGCTGCAGCTGGCCGGCATGTTCGGCATGACACTCTCGTTCGCCACTGCGGGCATCGGCCAGGTGTACCTGGAGCGCATCATGGGCCTGGGCTACCTCGACGCCCAGCTCAAGATCCAGGTGCACTTCCTGATGCTCATCGGCACCGGGACGCTGTTCGCCATCGGCGTGGCCCTGTTCATCATCGACTTCTTCCGCTATGCGCCCCGGCTCGAGGTGACGCAGGACGCGACCGACCCCGACCTGCAGGCGGTGCCGGTGAAGCCGGCACGCGCGTGA
- a CDS encoding CbbQ/NirQ/NorQ/GpvN family protein — MAGEATRLQDEPYYLPSGREVEVFEQCHARHLAVLLKGPTGCGKTRFVEHMAWRLGRPLVTISCHDDLTASDLVGRFLIRHDGTAWQDGPLTRAVREGAICYLDEVVEARQDTVVVLHPLTDYRRVLPIDKTGELVEAAPGFQLVVSYNPGYQRMLKDLKPSTRQRFVALDFDFPPEDVEARIVERESGADRASAHALVSLGQRLRGLRDRGLAEVPSTRLLINAGRLIASGIEVRQACYAAVVSPLSDDPSLLSAMRDLVDASFV; from the coding sequence ATGGCGGGGGAGGCCACACGCCTGCAGGACGAGCCCTATTACTTGCCCTCGGGCCGCGAGGTCGAGGTCTTCGAGCAATGCCACGCACGGCATCTGGCGGTGTTGCTCAAGGGGCCGACCGGTTGCGGCAAGACACGCTTCGTCGAGCACATGGCGTGGCGGCTGGGGCGGCCGCTGGTCACGATCTCCTGCCATGACGACCTGACGGCGAGCGACCTGGTCGGCCGTTTCCTGATCCGTCACGACGGCACCGCCTGGCAGGACGGGCCCCTGACCCGCGCCGTGCGCGAGGGCGCGATCTGCTATCTCGACGAAGTGGTCGAGGCGCGCCAGGACACCGTCGTCGTGCTGCACCCCCTGACCGACTACCGCCGCGTGTTGCCGATCGACAAGACTGGCGAACTGGTCGAAGCCGCGCCCGGCTTCCAGCTGGTGGTGTCGTACAACCCCGGCTACCAGCGCATGCTGAAGGACCTGAAGCCCAGCACCCGGCAGCGCTTCGTCGCGCTCGACTTCGATTTCCCTCCCGAGGACGTCGAAGCCCGCATCGTCGAACGAGAGAGCGGCGCCGACCGCGCGAGCGCCCATGCGCTGGTGTCGCTCGGGCAGCGTCTGCGCGGTCTCCGCGACCGCGGCCTGGCCGAAGTGCCCAGCACCCGCTTGCTGATCAACGCAGGCCGCCTAATCGCCAGCGGCATCGAGGTGCGACAGGCCTGCTACGCCGCGGTGGTGTCACCGCTGTCCGACGACCCGTCGCTGCTGAGTGCGATGCGCGACCTGGTCGATGCGTCTTTTGTCTGA
- a CDS encoding nitric oxide reductase activation protein NorD — MAEAEEVLQDVAKHATVFARDLWRRHRKARPGPAQTALRDVAQRLDLLLCAAFGRSFPLKLAEPPAPASFLTKVFRRGEGPRVEQALPSTDGLSIWLPGALEDQEALSGLEHYRMSALQQAARAVRGSAAAWASLARPTERALFLLHEAHAADAQLLQLLPGTMPVLQRLRGLALRRRPPLDAFPAHRQPIEQALRQLLESDLHGARPRPVDAVVAHVRELAHGLPDVPSGRLLLRDAWTGEFRLASPVAISSLSGGEPPDSNAEPPRSARLGRRPQVREAAEDEDDQQPGAWMVQTSQPQEQAEDPVGLQRPTDRDASTAAEELADALSELPEARLVSTPGRAKEILLSEDPPEPRAKQAPLPSPAAAETQLRYPEWDYRVQAYHEDSVTVHVGEAPEGPQAWVDERLKTSRAMLDLVRRRFEMLKAQRVRLRKQWEGDEVDLDAYIEAHADFRAGRPMAQALYQSWRQARRDMAILILTDVSGSTDGWISAHQRVVDVEREALLLVAIALQGMAEPCALQAFSGEGPRGVRVLSLKRFDEPFSDRIARRIASLEPEHYTRAGAAIRHAAATLMREPARHRLLLLLSDGKPNDIDDYEGRYGVEDMRQAVTEAKLQGIHPFCLTVDRQAARYLPGIFGPHHYALLPRPDLLPTVLLEWMKRMARA, encoded by the coding sequence ATGGCAGAAGCGGAAGAGGTCCTGCAGGACGTTGCGAAACACGCGACGGTGTTTGCGCGCGACCTCTGGCGCAGGCATCGCAAGGCGCGACCCGGCCCCGCCCAGACCGCCTTGCGCGACGTGGCGCAACGCCTCGACCTGCTCCTCTGTGCCGCGTTCGGACGCTCGTTCCCGCTGAAGCTGGCCGAGCCGCCCGCACCGGCCAGCTTCCTGACCAAGGTGTTCCGCCGCGGCGAAGGCCCGCGTGTAGAGCAGGCGCTCCCGTCCACCGACGGGCTGTCGATCTGGCTGCCCGGTGCACTCGAAGACCAAGAGGCGCTGAGTGGCCTCGAGCACTACCGCATGTCGGCCTTGCAGCAGGCAGCCCGCGCCGTCCGCGGCAGCGCTGCTGCCTGGGCGTCGTTGGCGCGGCCGACCGAGCGCGCGCTGTTCCTGCTGCACGAGGCGCACGCCGCCGATGCGCAACTGTTGCAGCTGCTGCCCGGGACCATGCCTGTCCTGCAGCGCCTGAGAGGCCTGGCGTTGCGCCGCCGTCCACCGCTCGATGCCTTTCCTGCCCACCGCCAGCCGATCGAGCAGGCGCTGCGCCAGTTGCTGGAGAGCGACCTGCACGGTGCCCGGCCTCGACCCGTTGACGCCGTCGTGGCGCACGTGCGCGAACTGGCGCACGGCCTGCCCGACGTGCCCAGCGGGCGGCTGCTGCTGCGCGACGCGTGGACGGGGGAGTTCCGGCTCGCCTCGCCGGTGGCGATCAGCTCGTTGTCGGGCGGCGAGCCGCCGGACAGCAATGCAGAACCTCCGCGCAGCGCCCGGCTGGGCCGCCGACCGCAGGTGCGAGAGGCTGCGGAAGACGAGGACGACCAGCAGCCCGGCGCCTGGATGGTGCAGACCTCGCAGCCCCAGGAGCAGGCCGAGGACCCGGTCGGCCTGCAGCGCCCCACCGACCGGGACGCGTCGACCGCCGCCGAGGAACTGGCCGATGCCCTCTCGGAGCTTCCCGAGGCGCGCCTGGTCTCGACACCCGGCCGCGCCAAGGAAATCCTGCTCTCCGAAGACCCGCCAGAGCCGCGCGCGAAGCAAGCGCCCCTGCCCTCGCCCGCCGCCGCCGAAACGCAGCTGCGCTACCCCGAGTGGGACTACCGCGTCCAGGCCTATCACGAGGACAGCGTGACGGTGCACGTCGGAGAGGCTCCCGAAGGACCGCAAGCGTGGGTCGACGAGCGGTTGAAGACATCGCGCGCCATGCTCGACCTGGTGAGGCGCCGCTTCGAGATGTTGAAGGCCCAGCGGGTGCGGCTGCGCAAGCAGTGGGAAGGCGACGAGGTCGACCTGGATGCCTACATCGAGGCCCATGCCGACTTCCGGGCCGGCCGCCCGATGGCGCAAGCGCTCTATCAGAGCTGGCGCCAGGCGCGGCGCGACATGGCCATCCTCATCCTGACCGACGTCAGCGGCTCCACCGATGGCTGGATCTCGGCGCACCAGCGGGTGGTCGACGTCGAGCGCGAGGCGCTGCTGCTGGTGGCGATCGCGCTGCAGGGTATGGCCGAGCCTTGCGCGCTGCAGGCGTTTTCCGGCGAAGGCCCGCGCGGGGTACGGGTGCTGAGCCTCAAGCGCTTCGACGAACCCTTCAGCGACCGCATCGCCCGCCGCATCGCCTCGCTCGAGCCGGAGCACTACACGCGCGCGGGCGCCGCGATCCGTCACGCCGCGGCAACCTTGATGCGCGAGCCGGCGCGGCACCGCCTGCTGCTGCTGCTGTCGGACGGCAAGCCGAACGACATCGACGACTATGAAGGGCGCTACGGCGTGGAGGACATGCGACAGGCGGTCACCGAAGCCAAGCTGCAGGGCATCCACCCCTTCTGCCTGACCGTGGACCGCCAGGCGGCCCGCTACCTGCCGGGCATCTTCGGCCCGCATCACTATGCGTTGCTGCCCCGGCCGGACCTGCTGCCGACGGTCCTGCTCGAGTGGATGAAGCGCATGGCGCGGGCCTAA
- a CDS encoding NnrS family protein, protein MAERREVRPHRLCFAAGALILVLASLWWAAVLLAPASRPSGMPPAAVHALVMTFGFFPMFFAGFIFSTGLKWMHVPACPPAFLAPATVAFLLGWAAVGCAVALQRPPWLAGGLTLAAGAWAWMVAGLALLSTRRAAAPSGHVTLIALAGAVGAVAMGAAAVASLLERWALVVTLARASVWGFVGLTFGAAAHRMVPFISAAPVRRLEVPWPGLSLAGLGLAFLANAVAQLLPAAARLAAAIDLCVGAVLVVFALRWPFVQSLRPRMLRMLYAGFLWLGASLVLTGLGGGRPGNPWGSAPLHAFTLGFLGTTMLAMLSRVIATGAGRTVVVDALLWALFWALQAAAVLRVVGPVVGLGAAVVAAGLLWAAIWLVWALRHGRWLGAGNLRPPAGR, encoded by the coding sequence ATGGCTGAACGCCGGGAGGTGCGGCCGCACCGCCTGTGCTTCGCAGCCGGCGCGCTCATCCTCGTGCTGGCGTCGCTCTGGTGGGCGGCCGTGCTGCTCGCGCCGGCGAGCCGTCCTTCCGGCATGCCGCCCGCTGCGGTCCATGCGCTGGTGATGACCTTCGGCTTCTTCCCGATGTTTTTCGCCGGGTTCATCTTCAGCACCGGCCTCAAGTGGATGCACGTGCCCGCGTGCCCGCCGGCCTTCCTCGCACCGGCCACGGTCGCCTTCCTGCTCGGCTGGGCCGCGGTGGGATGCGCGGTGGCGCTGCAGCGTCCGCCGTGGCTTGCCGGGGGCCTGACGCTGGCGGCCGGGGCCTGGGCCTGGATGGTCGCCGGGCTCGCGCTGCTGTCGACGAGGCGCGCCGCGGCGCCCTCGGGGCACGTCACCCTGATCGCGCTCGCCGGTGCGGTGGGGGCGGTGGCGATGGGGGCGGCTGCCGTCGCCAGCCTGCTCGAGCGGTGGGCGCTGGTGGTGACCCTGGCGCGTGCGTCGGTGTGGGGCTTCGTCGGCCTCACCTTCGGGGCCGCCGCGCACCGGATGGTGCCTTTCATTTCGGCAGCCCCCGTGCGCCGACTCGAGGTGCCATGGCCCGGGCTGTCACTGGCCGGCCTGGGGTTGGCCTTTCTCGCGAATGCCGTCGCCCAACTCCTTCCGGCAGCGGCACGCCTGGCGGCCGCGATCGACCTCTGCGTGGGCGCCGTCCTGGTCGTGTTTGCCCTGCGGTGGCCCTTCGTGCAAAGCCTGCGGCCGCGGATGCTGAGGATGCTGTATGCCGGCTTTCTGTGGCTGGGCGCGAGCCTGGTGCTCACCGGTCTCGGTGGTGGGCGGCCCGGCAACCCGTGGGGGTCGGCTCCGCTGCATGCGTTCACGCTCGGCTTTCTCGGGACCACGATGCTGGCGATGCTGAGCCGCGTGATCGCGACAGGCGCTGGGCGCACGGTCGTTGTCGACGCGTTGCTGTGGGCTTTGTTCTGGGCTTTGCAGGCCGCCGCCGTGCTGCGGGTCGTCGGCCCAGTGGTCGGCCTTGGCGCGGCCGTCGTCGCGGCCGGACTCCTGTGGGCTGCTATCTGGTTGGTGTGGGCCTTGCGGCACGGGCGCTGGCTCGGCGCCGGGAACCTCCGGCCGCCGGCCGGCCGTTAG